Proteins encoded together in one Salvelinus namaycush isolate Seneca chromosome 26, SaNama_1.0, whole genome shotgun sequence window:
- the LOC120021585 gene encoding mitogen-activated protein kinase kinase kinase kinase 2-like: MDAIGVSYSNPLEDYEMIHRIGSGTYGDVFKARNIKTSVISAIKVVKLDPGDDILSIQQEITMIKECTHKNIVAYFGSYLRNNKLWICMEYCGGGSLQDIYHVTGPLNERQIAYVCRETLQGLHHLHETGKMHRDIKGANVLLTERGDVKLADFGVAAEINASVAKRKSFIGTPYWMAPEVAAVEKKGGYNQLCDIWAVGITAIELAELQPPMFDLHPMRALMMMSKSSFQPPKLKDKTKWSADFHSFVKISLTKNPRKRPSSEKLLQHPFVSQLLTRTLAIELLDMASNPVLQNTHTMDESDLDTCSAFPDKIHSLAKHLPVQRTQSEEQFDLLKGGPPMRNQTELSPDLGSYDEWSITGDEKNSPSLLECVEEALLERRLTIKRAPSAEHSPEDEDMDKSGTVKRSAVLSPALRHTISPSADSTPPTVTPPVTDSALAEPSFFNSTIFSDLSLSSNFSFEEGSEPEGRWPGETPYMALGPQLSPEWSTLRRKTEDSRGDCHGLPPTPKVHMGACFSKVFNGCPLKIHCAVTWVLPKTKDQHLILGTEEGIYTLNLNELHEDTMEKLLPQRCSWLYVMNNVLMSISGKSSQLCSQRLTTLFDRRHLQKRQGHLYINAHRLTERINSRKFSVSGKISDTKGCRRCSVVHNPYTDSTFLCAVVPTGLVLLLWYEPLQKFMQLKYIAVSLPETLPIFELLILETDELPQVCVGVSRLQTPVETCERVHFDIIHLNDTPRAQSDSRSMKVMQVTQLDRDTVLIGLENTVNIVNLDGSPSKGMTSKLTFDFSIETLVCLQDSVLAFWKHGLKGRSLHSDEVTQEITDESRIFRVLGTSRDIILQSTPTDNPSALSNLYILTGHESSY, translated from the exons ATGGATGCAATTGGTGTTTCCTACTCAAACCCATTGGAGGACTACGAGATGATTCACCGAATCGGTAGTGGTACATACGGAGACGTATTTAAG GCACGAAACATCAAGACATCTGTGATCTCTGCAATCAAAGTTGTAAAACTAGATCCTG gTGATGACATCTTATCTATCCAGCAGGAGATTACCATGATTAAAGAATGCACTCACAAGAACATTGTGGCCTATTTCGGCAGCTACCTCAG AAATAACAAGCTGTGGATCTGCATGGAGTACTGCGGAGGAGGTTCCCTGCAGGACATTTATCATG TTACTGGCCCCCTGAATGAGAGGCAGATTGCATATGTGTGCAGGGAAACACTACAG GGACTCCATCACTTACATGAGACTGGGAAAATGCATAGAGACATAAAG GGGGCAAACGTTCTTCTGACAGAGCGAGGAGATGTCAAACTGG CGGATTTTGGCGTTGCAGCTGAGATCAACGCCTCTGTTGCCAAGAGGAAGTCATTCATAGGCACGCCTTACTG GATGGCACCTGAGGTTGCAGCAGTGGAGAAGAAAGGTGGCTACAACCAGCTATGTGACATCTGGGCAGTGGGCATCACTGCTATCGAGCTGGCAGAGCTTCAGCCTCCCATGTTTGACCTGCACCCCATGAG AGCCTTGATGATGATGTCAAAGAGCAGCTTCCAGCCACCCAAACTAAAGGACAAGACCAAATG GTCTGCAGACTTTCACAGCTTTGTGAAAATATCCCTCACCAAGAACCCTCGCAAGAGGCCCAGTTCGGAGAAACTGTTACAG CACCCCTTTGTGAGTCAGCTGCTGACCAGGACCCTGGCCATTGAACTGCTGGACATGGCCAGCAACCCTGttctgcaaaacacacacactatggaTGAGAGTGATCTTGAC ACATGCAGTGCATTCCCTGATAAGATCCATTCCTTAGCGAAACACCTGCCGGTCCAAAGGACTCAGTCTGAGGAGCAGT tTGATCTGCTGAAAGGTGGGCCTCCCATGAGGAATCAGACTGAGCTCTCTCCTGACCTG GGATCGTATGACGAATGGAGCATTACAGGAGATGAGAAGAACTCACC AAGTCTACTGGAGTGTGTTGAGGAAGCGTTACTTGAAAG GAGGTTAACCATAAAGAGAGCGCCCTCTGCTGAG CACTCTCCTGAAGACGAGGATATGGATAAAAGTGGTACCGTGAAGCGGAGTGCGGTCCTCAGCCCTGCCTTAAGGCATACCATCTCCCCATCTGCTGACTCAACTCCTCCCACTGTCACACCTCCAGTCACAGACTCCGCCCTGGCTGAACCCTCTTTCTTCAACTCCACCATCTTCTCTgacctctccctttcctccaactTCTCGTTTGAAG AGGGCAGTGAGCCAGAGGGACGTTGGCCGGGAGAGACACCCTACATGGCCCTGGGGCCCCAACTGTCTCCAGAATGGAGCACACTGAGGAGGAAAACTGAGGACTCG AGAGGTGATTGCCATGGACTTCCACCCACGCCCAAAGTCCAT ATGGGGGCTTGTTTTTCCAAGGTGTTTAATGGCTGTCCATTGAAGATTCACTGTGCTGTCACATGGGTCCTGCCAAAGACTAAAG ATCAACACCTCATCCTGGGGACGGAGGAGGGCATCTACACCTTGAACCTCAACGAGCTCCATGAGGACACCATGGAGAAG ttaTTACCCCAGAGGTGCAGCTGGCTGTATGTCATGAACAACGTGCTAATGTCTATCTCAG GGAAATCATCCCAGCTGTGCTCCCAGAGGCTGACTACGCTGTTTGACCGTAGACACCTGCAGAAGAGGCAGGGCCACCTGTACATCAACGCCCACCGCCTCACTGAGAGGATCAACTCAAG AAAGTTTTCTGTGTCTGGGAAGATATCAGACACCAAAGGCTGTCGACGCTGCAGTGTTG TGCATAACCCGTACACTGACAGCACATTTTTGTGTGCTGTTGTACCAACTGGCCTTGTCCTACTTCTATGGTATGAGCCTCTTCAGAAGTTCATGCAACTCAAG tACATAGCTGTGAGTCTCCCAGAAACCCTCCCCATCTTTGAGCTGCTTATCCTGGAGACTGATGAGCTGCCacaggtgtgtgtaggtgtgagtAGGCTACAGACCCCTGTCGAGACCTGTGAGCGGGTCCACTTTGACATCATCCACCTGAATGACACACCAAGAGCCCAGTCAG ATAGTCGATCTATGAAGGTGATGCAGGTAACCCAGCTGGACAGAGACACAGTCCTGATCGGTCTGGAGA ATACTGTGAACATTGTGAACCTGGATGGCAGCCCAAGCAAAGGGATGACCTCAAAGTTGACCTTTGACTTTTCCATTGAGACTCTTG TATGTTTGCAGGACAGTGTTCTGGCCTTCTGGAAGCATGGGCTTAAAGGTAGAAGCCTACATAGTGATGAG GTTACACAAGAGATCACGGATGAAAGTCGAATATTCAGAGTCTTGGGAACCTCAAG GGACATTATCTTGCAGAGTACTCCCACGGACAATCCATCAGCCTTAAGCAACTTGTACATCCTGACAGGTCATGAGAGTAGCTACTGA